One part of the Paenibacillus antri genome encodes these proteins:
- a CDS encoding aldo/keto reductase has product MRLHKLANTGISVPVIGQGTWKFGEDKHREKDEIEALRFGIENGLTLIDAAEEYANGGSEIVVGKAIQDIRNDVFLVTKVSAKNCSYKGVLRAAEASLDRLKTSYIDLYLQHWPSDQYDVSETMGAMVELVNKGIVKYVGVSNFSTDLMEEAQHHLGKVPLVCNQVGYHLNDRSIESDVLPFAKKQGITIMGYSPFGYAPGVFGMKGFPKIGSPERNALDSIGAKYGKTAYQVALNWVLRQEGLITIPKAANKEHIVDNLGALGWELQKEDINDIEIHFPIDRR; this is encoded by the coding sequence ATGCGATTGCATAAACTAGCCAATACGGGAATAAGCGTTCCAGTAATAGGCCAAGGCACTTGGAAATTCGGCGAGGATAAGCATCGGGAAAAGGACGAAATTGAAGCCTTACGTTTCGGCATAGAAAATGGGCTGACTTTAATCGACGCTGCCGAAGAGTATGCAAACGGCGGGTCGGAAATAGTCGTCGGAAAGGCAATCCAGGATATTAGAAACGATGTATTCCTTGTAACGAAGGTCTCTGCAAAAAATTGTTCGTACAAAGGTGTCCTTAGAGCGGCGGAGGCAAGCTTAGATCGATTAAAGACAAGCTACATTGATTTGTATCTACAGCATTGGCCGAGTGATCAGTACGATGTTTCAGAAACGATGGGGGCAATGGTTGAATTAGTGAATAAGGGCATAGTTAAATATGTCGGGGTGAGCAATTTCTCAACGGATTTAATGGAAGAGGCTCAACATCACTTAGGCAAAGTCCCTTTGGTTTGTAATCAAGTCGGATACCATTTGAACGATAGAAGCATCGAGAGCGACGTGTTGCCCTTTGCCAAAAAACAAGGGATTACGATTATGGGGTATTCGCCATTCGGATATGCACCAGGCGTATTTGGGATGAAAGGATTTCCCAAGATCGGATCGCCGGAACGAAATGCGTTGGACTCCATAGGAGCAAAGTACGGAAAAACTGCATATCAAGTGGCGTTAAACTGGGTGTTACGGCAGGAAGGATTAATAACAATCCCCAAAGCGGCGAACAAGGAACACATCGTCGATAATCTTGGCGCGTTGGGGTGGGAGCTGCAAAAAGAAGATATTAATGATATTGAGATTCACTTCCCGATCGATCGGCGATAG
- a CDS encoding LuxR C-terminal-related transcriptional regulator — translation MSMEENSSRLLADAVERTKRRSLVGREREIQAFLDVLSSQDPEERILNVYGTGGVGKSYLLDEFRSLTEHAKVSFLYVDGLAFPRNPSGFYSYLVRLLARPDREITEIGSAQEQCSSLLRQAAAPGKLILAIDTFEACGELEGWLREEFLPSLPDGTRIVIAGRLPLQGEWLSSPTWGRTIYRLPLRDLQYYAVKTYLERAGIQGDESLRLIWAKTKGHPLTLSLLASTMLARSADARPISNEPDIFPYVVSTWLKEVPDPDIRELVEAAAVLRHFNQELLSFVLEKDVATDRFLQLVGYSFFRRTDRGWIMHDLLRDAVARELRHRAPDNYEKLWKRCVLHYYLRIRRASAKASIAWETLEWVYYIGDRLIRTLFYQHAAVFTLEPVHASNRLEAERFLDNRRRCEKDVRIVQTDPESNERYEYEIKAEDGKRWLAHFYMQELLELDSNIVKLIRDAHGNVCGMAVLIPIHEGTLDYLLTHPPSRAYFASLSEPMLKELRTQREAAAGYFIPSIDVTDFGDDAMREAAGLTFISSMLPAGLVVTTSPPIPFLYNAFLSLGFEPVKDVFHRDYDDEMPTPYFALDTRGRKLLDYLGKMTASFGWMQEQAAADALRQQLSKREREVTELLRQGKTNAEIARELFLSEATVKKHVNNIYSKLQVKNRIQLMNKVRERT, via the coding sequence ATGTCCATGGAGGAGAATTCGTCCCGCCTGTTGGCGGATGCAGTGGAGCGAACGAAGCGTCGCTCGCTCGTAGGTCGAGAACGAGAAATCCAAGCGTTTCTTGACGTTCTGTCTTCGCAAGATCCGGAGGAGCGAATCTTGAATGTGTACGGAACAGGCGGCGTAGGGAAAAGTTACTTGCTGGACGAATTTCGCAGCCTTACCGAACATGCGAAGGTGTCCTTCTTGTATGTGGACGGCCTCGCGTTCCCGCGCAATCCTTCCGGGTTCTACTCGTACTTGGTCCGATTGCTAGCCCGACCGGATCGCGAGATTACGGAGATCGGCTCGGCACAGGAGCAATGCAGCTCCCTTCTGCGGCAAGCGGCCGCTCCGGGAAAGCTGATCCTCGCGATCGATACGTTCGAAGCCTGCGGGGAGCTGGAAGGATGGCTGCGGGAGGAGTTTCTTCCCAGCCTCCCGGACGGAACGCGCATCGTCATTGCGGGGCGATTGCCGCTGCAGGGCGAATGGCTTTCTTCGCCGACTTGGGGGCGGACGATTTATCGGCTCCCGCTTCGGGATTTGCAGTACTACGCCGTAAAGACGTATCTGGAACGGGCGGGGATCCAAGGGGATGAATCATTGCGGCTGATTTGGGCGAAAACCAAAGGCCATCCGCTTACGCTTTCGCTGCTCGCATCCACGATGCTCGCCCGGTCGGCAGACGCGCGGCCGATATCGAACGAACCGGATATTTTCCCGTATGTCGTCTCGACCTGGCTGAAGGAGGTGCCGGATCCGGACATCCGCGAGCTGGTGGAGGCGGCCGCGGTGCTGCGGCATTTCAACCAGGAACTGCTGAGCTTCGTATTGGAAAAGGACGTGGCGACCGATCGATTTTTACAACTGGTCGGGTACTCTTTCTTCCGCCGAACCGACCGCGGGTGGATCATGCACGACTTGCTGCGAGACGCCGTCGCCCGCGAGTTGCGTCATCGGGCTCCGGATAACTACGAGAAACTTTGGAAGCGTTGCGTGCTTCATTATTACCTCCGGATTCGAAGAGCTTCCGCCAAGGCATCAATCGCGTGGGAGACGTTGGAGTGGGTGTATTACATCGGCGATCGACTGATCCGCACGTTGTTTTATCAACATGCCGCGGTTTTCACGTTGGAGCCGGTTCACGCTTCGAACCGGCTCGAAGCCGAACGATTTCTGGATAACCGGCGCCGCTGCGAGAAGGACGTTCGCATCGTCCAGACCGACCCCGAGTCGAACGAACGATACGAATACGAGATCAAGGCGGAGGATGGGAAGCGTTGGCTTGCGCACTTTTATATGCAAGAGCTGCTCGAATTGGACTCGAACATCGTGAAGCTGATCCGCGACGCGCATGGGAACGTATGCGGCATGGCGGTCCTGATCCCCATTCATGAAGGGACGCTCGACTACTTATTGACGCATCCGCCTTCCCGGGCGTATTTCGCGAGCCTGTCCGAACCGATGCTTAAGGAGCTAAGAACGCAACGGGAGGCCGCCGCCGGATATTTCATCCCGTCGATCGACGTGACCGATTTCGGCGACGATGCCATGCGGGAAGCTGCGGGCCTTACATTCATCTCTTCTATGCTTCCAGCCGGATTGGTCGTGACCACCTCGCCGCCGATCCCGTTTTTATATAACGCATTCCTAAGCCTAGGTTTCGAACCGGTGAAGGACGTATTTCATCGCGATTACGACGACGAGATGCCCACCCCGTACTTCGCTCTGGATACGAGAGGCAGGAAGCTGCTCGATTACTTAGGGAAAATGACGGCTTCCTTCGGTTGGATGCAGGAGCAAGCCGCCGCGGATGCGCTTCGGCAGCAACTATCCAAGCGGGAGCGCGAAGTGACCGAGCTGTTGCGGCAAGGCAAGACGAACGCGGAAATCGCGCGGGAATTGTTTCTTAGCGAGGCGACGGTCAAGAAACACGTTAATAATATTTACAGCAAGCTGCAGGTGAAAAACCGGATCCAATTGATGAACAAAGTTCGGGAACGAACCTAG
- a CDS encoding S-layer homology domain-containing protein, giving the protein MSAVRKAFALTLACLLFLGFAAPTPRANAAVVTQFNIFFDENYLIAGLPYSANFTSDRHQTTQFVSSYQYSTNNGLNWQSLTLQDAEWVTFSLPIDPNVTSAHIRVSVDFIPLLGSRTYSEKTIGPIPILQPGDPSDFKATPNDDGTVTLRWSDNANMESSYRIVRSGPDGDKTFDVPNTTDHIGPLTYVDKDTNTAKSTIYVYSLTPVIDRYDLPEDIRPGVVWTTVKTKAPIRPIDAIVKDVPILIQKPPGNFDIYRIDPELSANISDYLGKFDIAPTEELPPAVSGVRLDQTSVALLVGEGQTLLADVSPADAPDRTVLWSSDRPDIAEVDGSGKVTGKSPGIARISAATKVGGFTAVCIVTVVGDASPPTPPVLPVVDFPDLTGHPSKIEVEKAVSYGVVKGYEDGTFRPDGSVTRAEFASMLVRALQPEGEGAPLAFDDNAMIGDWAVPAVRKAVALGLVKGYEDGTFRPNATITHAEMIAMVVRASGSLAVDTGSTGFADDADIPDWAKPSVNAAQETGIIIVGGLPNERFSPHAQTTRAEAAAAIVRMLEIQ; this is encoded by the coding sequence ATGAGCGCGGTCCGCAAAGCGTTCGCTCTGACGCTCGCATGCTTGCTGTTTCTCGGCTTCGCGGCGCCGACGCCGCGGGCGAACGCGGCTGTCGTCACGCAGTTCAATATTTTCTTCGACGAAAACTATCTGATCGCCGGACTTCCGTATTCCGCGAATTTTACGAGCGACCGGCATCAGACGACGCAATTCGTCTCCTCTTACCAATACTCCACGAATAACGGTCTCAATTGGCAATCCTTAACGTTGCAAGACGCCGAGTGGGTAACGTTCAGCTTGCCGATCGACCCGAATGTGACGTCGGCGCACATCCGCGTAAGCGTCGATTTCATTCCGTTGCTCGGATCGAGAACGTATTCGGAGAAGACGATCGGTCCGATCCCGATTCTTCAGCCGGGCGATCCGTCGGATTTCAAGGCGACGCCGAACGACGACGGGACGGTGACGCTGCGATGGAGCGACAATGCCAACATGGAGTCTTCTTACCGGATCGTGCGCTCCGGACCCGACGGCGACAAGACGTTCGACGTGCCGAACACGACGGATCATATCGGTCCGCTTACGTACGTCGATAAAGATACGAACACGGCCAAGAGCACGATCTACGTATACTCGCTCACGCCTGTAATCGACCGCTACGACCTGCCGGAAGATATTCGGCCCGGGGTCGTCTGGACGACGGTGAAGACGAAGGCGCCGATCCGGCCGATCGATGCGATCGTGAAGGACGTTCCGATTCTTATCCAGAAGCCGCCGGGGAACTTCGACATCTATCGAATCGATCCGGAGCTCAGCGCGAACATCTCCGATTATTTGGGTAAATTCGATATTGCGCCGACGGAGGAGTTGCCGCCTGCGGTGAGCGGCGTCCGGCTGGATCAGACGTCCGTCGCGCTGCTCGTCGGGGAGGGTCAGACGCTGCTCGCGGACGTGTCGCCCGCCGACGCGCCCGACCGAACCGTCCTCTGGAGCAGCGACCGTCCGGATATCGCCGAGGTGGACGGTTCGGGCAAGGTGACGGGCAAATCGCCGGGTATCGCGCGAATTTCCGCCGCGACGAAGGTCGGCGGCTTTACCGCAGTCTGTATCGTAACGGTCGTAGGGGATGCCTCTCCTCCGACACCGCCCGTGCTTCCGGTCGTCGACTTCCCTGATCTCACGGGGCATCCATCGAAGATCGAAGTCGAGAAGGCGGTGTCGTACGGCGTTGTCAAGGGCTATGAAGACGGCACGTTCCGGCCTGACGGCAGCGTCACACGCGCGGAGTTTGCGAGCATGCTGGTACGCGCACTGCAGCCGGAAGGGGAAGGGGCGCCGCTCGCCTTCGATGATAACGCCATGATCGGGGACTGGGCGGTTCCGGCGGTGCGGAAGGCCGTAGCGCTCGGCCTTGTCAAGGGTTATGAAGACGGCACGTTCCGGCCGAACGCCACCATCACGCATGCGGAGATGATCGCGATGGTCGTTCGCGCTTCCGGTAGTCTTGCGGTCGATACGGGGAGCACCGGCTTCGCCGACGACGCGGACATCCCGGACTGGGCGAAGCCGTCCGTCAACGCGGCGCAGGAGACCGGCATTATTATCGTCGGCGGGCTGCCGAACGAGCGATTCTCGCCGCATGCGCAGACGACCCGCGCCGAAGCCGCTGCAGCCATCGTCCGGATGCTGGAAATTCAATAA
- a CDS encoding MarR family winged helix-turn-helix transcriptional regulator produces MSEHWRQDDKRAAESHGQYISAIYRHMQVAISSELAPYRIGSGQYIFLMAIAFRQPITQKELSKNLLIDKTTTAKAITKLEAEGYVRREADPADNRYHLLYLTDSGREVVPRVQEALARVKNKTRKGMTDEEYDLLMSLLKIVLRNLTEQEGT; encoded by the coding sequence GTGAGCGAACACTGGAGGCAGGATGACAAGCGCGCAGCGGAATCGCACGGTCAATATATCTCGGCCATCTACCGACACATGCAGGTGGCGATCTCATCCGAGTTGGCACCATATCGAATCGGAAGCGGACAGTATATTTTTCTAATGGCGATAGCGTTCCGGCAACCCATCACCCAAAAGGAGTTAAGCAAGAACCTGCTCATCGACAAAACAACGACAGCCAAAGCGATTACCAAGCTGGAAGCAGAAGGTTATGTAAGGAGGGAAGCCGATCCTGCCGACAACCGCTATCATTTGCTCTATTTGACGGATTCCGGACGCGAGGTGGTACCTAGGGTGCAGGAAGCGCTGGCCCGCGTTAAGAACAAAACGCGGAAAGGGATGACCGACGAAGAGTATGACTTGTTAATGAGCTTGCTGAAAATCGTGCTTCGCAATCTAACCGAGCAGGAGGGGACGTAA
- a CDS encoding haloalkane dehalogenase, with product MINEAFPYEKKRIQVFESEMAYVEEGSGDPIVFLHGNPASSYLWRNIIPYAKKFGRCIAPDLIGMGDSAKLPESGPHAYTFVQHRRYLDKLLEQLDVGERVTFVVHDWGAVLGFDWSKRHSDAVKGIAYMEAIIKPRSWVEMPENGRKVFQSLRTPEGEKMVLEQNSFIEFNLPVNILRKLSEEEMAQYRRPFLAPGESRRPMLSWARQLPFDGDPADVTEIVVANGEWLAHSTVPKLFVQCDPGLLPQSHIDFCRTWPSQTEVTVPGRHYPQEDAPDKVGEALAIWLNDIRCRHNT from the coding sequence ATGATTAACGAGGCATTCCCTTACGAAAAAAAACGCATACAAGTATTCGAATCGGAGATGGCATACGTGGAGGAAGGAAGCGGCGACCCAATCGTCTTCCTGCACGGCAATCCGGCATCCTCCTATCTCTGGCGCAACATTATTCCTTACGCCAAGAAATTTGGCCGCTGCATTGCGCCCGATCTCATTGGAATGGGGGATTCCGCGAAGCTTCCGGAGAGCGGGCCTCACGCGTACACCTTCGTCCAACACCGCCGCTACCTTGACAAGTTACTCGAACAGCTTGACGTAGGCGAGCGTGTAACTTTCGTAGTGCACGACTGGGGGGCGGTACTAGGTTTCGACTGGAGTAAGCGCCATTCCGACGCGGTCAAAGGCATCGCTTACATGGAGGCGATTATTAAGCCTCGCAGTTGGGTTGAAATGCCGGAGAACGGGCGGAAAGTCTTCCAATCGCTCCGGACGCCCGAAGGAGAGAAGATGGTGCTGGAGCAAAATTCGTTCATTGAGTTCAACCTGCCGGTCAACATATTGCGCAAGCTGTCGGAAGAAGAGATGGCACAGTACCGTCGACCGTTCCTTGCGCCGGGCGAAAGCCGCCGTCCAATGCTCAGTTGGGCACGCCAACTTCCGTTCGACGGAGATCCGGCCGATGTAACGGAGATTGTCGTCGCAAACGGGGAATGGTTGGCGCACAGCACGGTTCCCAAACTATTCGTTCAATGCGATCCCGGCTTATTGCCTCAATCCCACATCGATTTCTGCAGAACATGGCCATCGCAGACCGAAGTTACTGTGCCGGGACGCCACTATCCCCAAGAAGACGCACCCGATAAAGTTGGAGAAGCGCTTGCCATATGGCTGAACGATATACGTTGCCGCCATAACACATGA
- a CDS encoding AAA family ATPase codes for MESKLPLFIVTGASGSGKTYVIKELRRMMPEYDIFDPDHLIEFIGHDWEKMRNIWLRVARNIAQSGRMTIICGTLMPWDIEKCVDFHFFKHVYYINLHCDEVTREKRLRERNWSDEEIQNHKHFAKRLLEIADEVYNPPMPTIDTTDTDVTVVASRIKEWVLQYT; via the coding sequence ATGGAAAGCAAATTGCCTTTATTTATCGTAACGGGTGCAAGCGGTTCTGGGAAAACATATGTCATCAAGGAATTACGGAGAATGATGCCGGAATATGATATTTTTGACCCTGATCATCTTATTGAATTTATTGGGCATGATTGGGAGAAAATGCGGAATATTTGGCTGCGGGTTGCAAGAAACATTGCTCAAAGCGGACGCATGACTATCATATGCGGAACGTTGATGCCTTGGGATATTGAAAAGTGCGTGGATTTCCATTTCTTTAAGCATGTGTATTATATAAATCTACATTGCGATGAAGTAACACGCGAGAAACGGTTGCGCGAAAGAAATTGGTCGGACGAAGAAATACAAAACCACAAACACTTCGCAAAACGATTGCTTGAGATTGCCGACGAGGTTTATAACCCGCCTATGCCTACGATTGATACAACGGATACGGATGTAACCGTCGTCGCCTCCCGGATAAAAGAGTGGGTACTCCAATATACTTGA
- a CDS encoding extracellular solute-binding protein, whose amino-acid sequence MTTIRLMTDFHHLHNLMDAKASFERDYPEVQIVLEQATDHYELMQAYKSDEAPDIIESGGWALFNYKGMFVDLLPYAEEVPGLMEDLNSGLMRVACKDGNLPGLPVDVALPLILYRKDMFDAAGLPYPTDDWTWDDMIAMAKQLTIRGENGVARQFGFGFGVDIEEYEPFVMRNGGRYLSADGSTARGYVDQPAVIEAFRKLIDAYRVHRVIRNPGEPSEAGELHQGFAMIFGFTWFAGGVVIHGLSDRYGVVGLPNMPGGEQSNMIYMGAAGVTTKSRQPRLAWEFLRRYALDRREPFRPESARTLPVTRSLADASGMTQHPIWSRYVQELDRVQTSGFYISEKWNSSRQLINEDIHRMITEGADVAQTLKSWTRFA is encoded by the coding sequence ATGACGACAATTCGATTGATGACGGACTTTCACCACTTGCACAACCTCATGGACGCGAAGGCTTCCTTCGAGCGCGATTATCCCGAAGTACAAATCGTTCTGGAGCAAGCGACCGACCATTACGAATTAATGCAAGCCTATAAATCGGACGAAGCTCCGGATATTATCGAATCCGGCGGGTGGGCTCTTTTCAACTACAAAGGCATGTTCGTCGATCTGCTCCCTTACGCGGAGGAGGTACCGGGTCTAATGGAGGATTTGAACTCGGGACTCATGCGAGTCGCTTGCAAAGACGGTAATTTGCCTGGATTGCCCGTGGATGTCGCGCTTCCGCTCATTCTGTATCGGAAAGACATGTTCGATGCCGCAGGACTCCCCTATCCGACGGACGATTGGACATGGGACGACATGATAGCCATGGCGAAGCAGCTCACGATCCGGGGCGAAAACGGGGTGGCGCGCCAATTCGGCTTCGGCTTCGGCGTCGATATCGAGGAGTACGAGCCCTTCGTGATGCGGAACGGAGGTCGATACTTGTCCGCTGACGGCTCCACCGCGCGAGGTTACGTGGATCAGCCAGCCGTTATTGAGGCATTCCGGAAGCTGATCGACGCCTATCGAGTGCATCGCGTCATCCGCAATCCTGGAGAGCCTTCGGAAGCAGGCGAGCTGCATCAAGGCTTCGCGATGATTTTCGGGTTTACCTGGTTTGCAGGCGGCGTCGTCATTCACGGGCTATCCGACCGATATGGCGTCGTCGGATTGCCGAATATGCCAGGCGGCGAGCAGTCCAACATGATATATATGGGGGCCGCAGGGGTAACGACGAAATCGAGGCAGCCGCGTCTCGCTTGGGAGTTTCTGCGACGCTACGCGTTGGACCGCCGCGAGCCTTTCCGCCCGGAATCGGCGCGCACGCTACCCGTCACTCGCTCTCTGGCGGACGCAAGCGGCATGACGCAGCACCCGATTTGGTCGCGTTACGTACAAGAACTGGATCGCGTGCAAACGAGCGGCTTCTACATCAGCGAGAAGTGGAACTCCTCCCGCCAATTAATCAATGAAGACATCCACCGGATGATCACGGAAGGCGCGGACGTCGCTCAAACCTTGAAATCTTGGACTCGATTTGCGTAA
- a CDS encoding RNA polymerase sigma factor, whose translation MSSYDYSINFNAETDRGEADEVDRRRMLAERAQLGDTEAFGELIEQHRSKAKMWAERMTGDPHMADDIVQDALIRAFLHIGSLHDTSRFLPWLHKIVRNQANMRLRRGGPYKREKPFAAFGLPDSEADSVDWDDLDSVLFHLTRTAANAAKNVHDPAESLMRKELYETIHSVLNCLNRKERDIFEAYFFKQLSPDEIAAMYQMTTGSIYTYIHRSRQKLRQEHIRVSLGLLPDKGGMALVKSRLLPLPEWPASDAVMQSFVDRIGHLLAAIGDKRETAELMGLSGFAFRIQISDKTTFADGIYMFDWRRTLMSFMQELGYEVSLLCGQLADSPVPLLGAVERFPVVLPIEEAVIPFIRRAIDAGKPVIYFDTTASRPYVHEWSLIYGYDDEKRTVRLTDVMKPDGKTLTYEDIALNPVRFLASVNRIEESVKLPALHARDAARRHMAEVSIRRAVEHAKNPRAYCPMTAYLSYTSGLSAYDRWIRHMRGDPAIPPNRYGVGQLAAVYAQARSYAARYLRGVPLQGEAMRFALLASEAYEQAGEALGEFSAAVPFMRTAEVLSPEHCEKCAVWLEQAKAFEAAAIGYLEKAVDQLEKGKSL comes from the coding sequence GTGAGCAGTTACGATTACAGCATCAACTTCAACGCTGAAACCGATCGCGGGGAAGCGGATGAAGTCGACCGCCGCCGAATGCTGGCGGAGAGAGCGCAGTTGGGCGATACGGAAGCGTTCGGCGAATTGATTGAGCAGCATCGGAGCAAGGCGAAAATGTGGGCCGAGCGGATGACCGGGGATCCGCATATGGCCGACGACATCGTTCAGGACGCGCTCATTCGCGCCTTTCTGCACATCGGTTCACTGCACGATACGAGCCGATTTCTGCCTTGGCTGCATAAAATCGTTCGCAACCAAGCGAACATGCGTCTACGGCGGGGCGGCCCGTACAAGCGGGAGAAACCGTTCGCGGCGTTCGGTTTGCCGGATAGCGAGGCGGACTCGGTGGATTGGGACGACTTGGACAGCGTGCTCTTCCATTTGACGCGGACGGCCGCTAACGCGGCAAAGAACGTCCATGATCCCGCGGAGTCTCTTATGCGCAAAGAGCTCTACGAGACGATCCATTCGGTGCTGAACTGCTTGAACCGCAAAGAGCGGGATATTTTCGAGGCGTACTTTTTCAAGCAGTTGAGTCCGGACGAAATCGCCGCCATGTACCAGATGACGACTGGCTCCATCTATACCTATATCCACCGCTCCCGCCAAAAGCTGCGACAAGAGCACATCCGCGTCTCTCTCGGCCTACTACCTGACAAGGGAGGAATGGCATTGGTCAAAAGCAGGCTGCTCCCATTGCCGGAATGGCCGGCATCGGATGCCGTCATGCAATCCTTCGTCGATCGAATCGGACATCTGCTCGCCGCGATAGGCGACAAGCGGGAAACCGCCGAGTTAATGGGCCTATCCGGCTTCGCCTTTCGCATTCAGATTTCCGATAAAACGACGTTCGCGGACGGCATCTACATGTTCGATTGGCGGCGAACGCTAATGTCGTTCATGCAGGAGCTCGGATACGAAGTCTCCCTGCTGTGCGGGCAACTAGCGGATTCGCCGGTACCGTTGTTGGGAGCCGTCGAGAGGTTTCCGGTCGTGCTGCCGATCGAGGAAGCCGTTATCCCTTTCATCCGCAGAGCGATCGATGCCGGCAAACCCGTGATCTATTTCGACACGACCGCTTCCAGGCCGTACGTGCACGAATGGTCGTTGATTTACGGCTACGACGATGAAAAGCGAACCGTACGACTGACCGACGTCATGAAGCCGGATGGCAAAACGTTGACTTACGAGGATATCGCCCTCAACCCGGTTCGGTTTTTAGCGTCGGTCAACCGGATCGAAGAGTCGGTGAAGCTGCCCGCTTTACATGCAAGAGATGCAGCGAGGCGGCATATGGCGGAGGTCAGCATTCGCCGTGCCGTCGAGCATGCGAAAAACCCGCGCGCCTATTGCCCGATGACTGCATATTTATCTTATACGTCAGGCTTGTCCGCTTACGATCGATGGATCCGGCATATGCGCGGGGATCCCGCCATTCCGCCGAACAGGTACGGGGTCGGCCAGCTTGCTGCCGTATATGCGCAGGCAAGATCCTACGCCGCCCGTTATTTGCGAGGCGTCCCGCTGCAAGGCGAAGCGATGCGGTTTGCGCTGCTCGCTTCGGAAGCGTATGAACAAGCCGGCGAAGCTTTGGGCGAGTTCAGCGCTGCGGTGCCGTTCATGCGAACGGCGGAGGTGCTGTCTCCCGAGCATTGCGAGAAATGCGCGGTATGGCTCGAGCAAGCCAAAGCCTTCGAAGCCGCAGCGATCGGTTACTTGGAAAAAGCAGTCGACCAATTGGAGAAGGGGAAATCACTTTGA
- a CDS encoding GntR family transcriptional regulator: MNTTERTPLYQMVQEYIRDLIASQELKIGDRIPTEKELMERFGVSKITVVNALSGLVNERIITRVPGKGTFVSDPEHEIPTTLKSAVKRVEAASREMRTRLIGLILPSIYDYFTIRLVQGIQQALNENGYRCVIYFSEGDIDKEKEAIKTCRKIGVEGLLIFPVDEELFNEEILSMKFAGFPFVLIDRYLPGVETHYIASDGRFGVGLAVNYLWELGHREIAICSDSPLQTVTVQERIDGYMNALKEKGSLINPAHIVTGFELGNLDQVETHPLYRYIQNRMATAYITLNGSLGVKIYEIARQAGLKVPQDISIISFDDPTSIIEGYGTFTHVKQFERDMGYRAAYTLHEVINGDDGQNGKYIKTLVEPELVIGETTGQRIQQPPNE; this comes from the coding sequence ATGAACACAACGGAAAGAACACCTTTGTATCAGATGGTCCAAGAGTATATACGAGACTTGATTGCGTCGCAAGAATTGAAGATAGGAGACCGTATTCCTACGGAAAAGGAATTGATGGAGCGGTTTGGAGTAAGTAAGATCACTGTCGTGAATGCCCTGTCCGGTTTGGTTAACGAAAGAATCATAACTAGGGTACCCGGAAAGGGGACTTTCGTAAGCGATCCTGAACATGAAATCCCGACGACTCTTAAAAGCGCGGTAAAGCGTGTCGAGGCAGCCAGCAGAGAAATGCGGACGCGGTTGATAGGCCTCATATTACCCAGCATTTATGACTATTTTACCATCCGACTTGTACAAGGTATTCAGCAAGCATTAAACGAGAATGGCTACCGATGCGTTATCTATTTCTCTGAAGGCGACATCGATAAGGAGAAAGAGGCCATCAAGACATGTAGGAAAATCGGAGTGGAAGGTTTATTGATTTTTCCGGTTGACGAGGAATTGTTTAACGAGGAAATTTTAAGCATGAAATTTGCGGGATTTCCGTTCGTACTCATCGACCGTTACCTTCCCGGGGTGGAAACTCATTATATAGCTTCAGACGGCAGGTTCGGGGTTGGCCTGGCCGTAAATTACTTGTGGGAGCTGGGGCATCGCGAAATCGCCATATGTTCCGATTCGCCCTTACAAACCGTTACCGTTCAAGAGCGGATCGATGGATATATGAATGCCTTGAAGGAAAAAGGATCGCTAATTAACCCTGCCCACATCGTAACCGGTTTTGAATTAGGAAACCTAGACCAGGTTGAAACACATCCGCTGTACCGTTATATCCAAAATCGAATGGCAACGGCCTACATCACACTAAATGGAAGTCTTGGGGTGAAAATCTACGAGATTGCGCGTCAGGCCGGATTGAAGGTGCCCCAGGACATATCCATTATCAGTTTCGACGATCCGACCTCAATTATCGAGGGATACGGCACTTTCACTCATGTCAAACAGTTTGAACGGGACATGGGCTACCGTGCGGCTTACACGCTGCACGAGGTCATTAACGGTGATGACGGTCAAAATGGAAAATACATAAAAACACTAGTGGAGCCGGAATTGGTCATCGGCGAGACGACGGGACAACGAATTCAACAACCGCCTAACGAATGA